From a single Phragmites australis chromosome 7, lpPhrAust1.1, whole genome shotgun sequence genomic region:
- the LOC133925061 gene encoding G-type lectin S-receptor-like serine/threonine-protein kinase B120 isoform X3 yields the protein MHHTCLYLGAIFFARGSTQMSAGGLMDVAYFPVFILLLLICFCKSDDQLTDARSLAPGDMLISKDGVFALGFFSPASSNVSLYVGIWFHGIPERSRTIVWVANRDSPATTASSPTLTISSNSSDLVMSDSESRTLWTTQNNISAKGAGASAVLLDNGNLVLRLPNGTDIWQSFDHPTDTILPGMRFLLIHRARIAGRLVAWRGPDDPSTGDFSFGLDPVSNLQLVVWHGTRPYCRISVWNGVSVSGGMYASSSSSIVYQTIVNTEDEFYLTYTVSDDSPYSRITLGHTGTMKLLSWDSNSSSWTVVSERPTGSYGLYDSCGLNGYCDFTGATPACQCLDGFEPDGLNSSKGCRRMEALQCSKESHFVALPGMRVPDKFVLLRNRSFGQCAAECSSNCSCTAYAYANLSSAGAMGDQSRCLVWTGELIDTWKSNNYGEKLYLRLADPTVQKKTNLVKIVLPVMACLLLPTCIALVWICKFREKWRNKEIQKKLVLGYLSASNEIGGKHVEFPFVSFSDIVAATDNFSDSNMLGRGGFGKVYKKDAIIQGMLEGGKEVAVKRLSQGSGQGIDEFRNEVVVLVKLQHRNLVRLLGCCIHEDEKLLIYEYLPNKSLDAFLFDASRKHVLDWSTRFKIIKGVARGLLYLHQDSRLTIIHRDLKPSNILLDTEMSPKISDFGMARIFGGNQQLANTTRVAGTYFGVLLLEIISGFKIISCQFISDFPNLIAYAWRLWEDGNATELVDSSVAENCSLHEVLRCIHVGLLCVQDNPNARPLTSSVVFMLENESTLLPPPKEPVYFAPRNNEIEETRRNMESSMNTSGITTLEGR from the exons ATGCACCACACTTGTCTATATCTTGGTGCGATTTTCTTCGCTCGTGGCTCGACACAAATGAGCGCAGGAGGCCTGATGGATGTGGCCTACTTCCCCGTGTTCATCCTCCTGCTCCTGATTTGTTTCTGCAAATCCGACGACCAGCTGACAGACGCAAGGTCACTCGCCCCCGGCGACATGCTCATCTCCAAGGATGGCGTCTTTGCTCTTGGCTTCTTCTCCCCTGCCAGCTCCAACGTGAGCCTATATGTCGGGATTTGGTTCCACGGCATCCCCGAGCGCAGCCGCACCATCGTGTGGGTCGCCAACCGCGATAGCCCAGCCACCACCGCTTCTTCCCCGACGCTCACCATCAGCAGCAACAGTTCCGACCTCGTCATGTCGGATTCCGAAAGCCGCACTCTCTGGACGACGCAGAACAACATCTCTGCCAAAGGTGCCGGCGCTTCCGCGGTGTTGCTCGACAACGGGAACTTGGTCCTCCGGCTGCCGAACGGCACGGACATATGGCAGAGCTTCGACCACCCGACCGACACCATCCTCCCAGGCATGAGGTTCTTGCTGATCCACAGGGCCCGCATCGCCGGGCGCCTTGTTGCTTGGCGAGGCCCCGATGACCCCTCCACTGGAGACTTCTCATTCGGCCTTGACCCCGTCTCGAACCTCCAACTCGTCGTTTGGCACGGGACCAGGCCGTACTGCCGCATCAGCGTCTGGAACGGCGTATCCGTGTCCGGCGGCATGTACGCGAGCAGCTCCAGCTCCATCGTCTACCAGACCATCGTCAACACCGAGGACGAGTTCTACCTCACGTACACGGTCTCCGATGACTCGCCGTACTCGCGGATCACGCTGGGCCACACGGGCACCATGAAGCTCCTGAGCTGGGACAGCAACTCTTCGTCGTGGACGGTCGTCTCTGAGCGCCCCACCGGCAGCTACGGCCTCTACGATTCGTGCGGCCTGAACGGCTACTGCGACTTCACCGGGGCCACTCCGGCATGCCAGTGCCTCGATGGGTTCGAGCCCGACGGTCTCAACTCTTCGAAAGGGTGCCGGAGAATGGAAGCGCTGCAGTGCAGCAAGGAAAGTCACTTCGTGGCCTTGCCCGGGATGAGGGTTCCCGACAAGTTCGTGCTCCTCCGGAACAGAAGCTTCGGGCAGTGCGCGGCCGAGTGCAGCAGCAACTGCTCGTGCACGGCTTACGCTTACGCCAACCTGAGCAGCGCAGGCGCCATGGGCGACCAGTCAAGGTGCTTGGTTTGGACAGGCGAGCTCATCGACACATGGAAAAGCAACAACTATGGCGAGAAGCTCTACCTCCGGCTTGCCGACCCTACTG TTCAAAAGAAGACCAATCTAGTAAAGATTGTACTCCCGGTCATGGCATGCTTGCTGCTACCCACATGCATAGCCCTTGTCTGGATATGCAAATTCAGAG AGAAATGGAGAAACAAGGAAATTCAGAAGAAATTGGTGCTAGGATACTTGAGCGCCTCCAATGAAATCGGAGGCAAACATGTAGAATTTCCATTTGTTAGCTTCAGCGACATTGTTGCTGCAACTGACAATTTCTCTGACTCCAATATGCTAGGAAGAGGAGGTTTTGGCAAGGTTTACAAG AAGGATGCAATCATACAGGGAATGTTGGAAGGTGGCAAGGAAGTTGCTGTCAAAAGGCTTAGTCAAGGTTCTGGACAAGGTATTGATGAATTCAGAAATGAAGTGGTTGTACTTGTCAAATTACAGCACAGGAACCTAGTTAGACTGCTTGGTTGCTGCATTCATGAAGATGAAAAGTTACTGATCTACGAATACTTGCCTAACAAAAGCTTGGATGCCTTCCTTTTTG ACGCTTCAAGAAAACATGTGCTTGATTGGTCGACACGGTTCAAAATAATTAAAGGTGTAGCAAGAGGGCTTCTATATCTCCACCAAGATTCAAGATTAACAATAATTCATAGAGATCTTAAACCAAGCAACATCTTGTTGGACACAGAAATGAGCCCCAAAATATCAGATTTCGGTATGGCGCGAATATTTGGTGGAAACCAGCAACTAGCAAACACTACCCGGGTTGCCGGGACATA CTTTGGTGTTCTTCTCTTGGAGATTATAAGTGGCTTCAAGATAATCTCATGTCAATTCATATCGGACTTCCCAAACCTTATAGCTTAT GCATGGAGATTATGGGAAGATGGAAATGCAACAGAATTGGTGGACTCATCAGTTGCTGAGAACTGTTCACTCCATGAAGTTTTGCGGTGTATTCATGTAGGACTTTTGTGTGTTCAAGACAATCCGAATGCACGGCCACTCACGTCATCAGTAGTGTTTATGTTAGAGAATGAATCCACATTGCTTCCACCACCAAAGGAGCCTGTATATTTTGCACCAAGGAATAATgaaattgaagaaacaaggaGAAACATGGAAAGTTCTATGAATACCTCGGGCATCACAACACTAGAGGGGCGCTAG
- the LOC133925061 gene encoding G-type lectin S-receptor-like serine/threonine-protein kinase B120 isoform X2, with protein sequence MHHTCLYLGAIFFARGSTQMSAGGLMDVAYFPVFILLLLICFCKSDDQLTDARSLAPGDMLISKDGVFALGFFSPASSNVSLYVGIWFHGIPERSRTIVWVANRDSPATTASSPTLTISSNSSDLVMSDSESRTLWTTQNNISAKGAGASAVLLDNGNLVLRLPNGTDIWQSFDHPTDTILPGMRFLLIHRARIAGRLVAWRGPDDPSTGDFSFGLDPVSNLQLVVWHGTRPYCRISVWNGVSVSGGMYASSSSSIVYQTIVNTEDEFYLTYTVSDDSPYSRITLGHTGTMKLLSWDSNSSSWTVVSERPTGSYGLYDSCGLNGYCDFTGATPACQCLDGFEPDGLNSSKGCRRMEALQCSKESHFVALPGMRVPDKFVLLRNRSFGQCAAECSSNCSCTAYAYANLSSAGAMGDQSRCLVWTGELIDTWKSNNYGEKLYLRLADPTVQKKTNLVKIVLPVMACLLLPTCIALVWICKFREKWRNKEIQKKLVLGYLSASNEIGGKHVEFPFVSFSDIVAATDNFSDSNMLGRGGFGKVYKGMLEGGKEVAVKRLSQGSGQGIDEFRNEVVVLVKLQHRNLVRLLGCCIHEDEKLLIYEYLPNKSLDAFLFDASRKHVLDWSTRFKIIKGVARGLLYLHQDSRLTIIHRDLKPSNILLDTEMSPKISDFGMARIFGGNQQLANTTRVAGTYGYMSPEYVTSGTFSVKSDTYSFGVLLLEIISGFKIISCQFISDFPNLIAYAWRLWEDGNATELVDSSVAENCSLHEVLRCIHVGLLCVQDNPNARPLTSSVVFMLENESTLLPPPKEPVYFAPRNNEIEETRRNMESSMNTSGITTLEGR encoded by the exons ATGCACCACACTTGTCTATATCTTGGTGCGATTTTCTTCGCTCGTGGCTCGACACAAATGAGCGCAGGAGGCCTGATGGATGTGGCCTACTTCCCCGTGTTCATCCTCCTGCTCCTGATTTGTTTCTGCAAATCCGACGACCAGCTGACAGACGCAAGGTCACTCGCCCCCGGCGACATGCTCATCTCCAAGGATGGCGTCTTTGCTCTTGGCTTCTTCTCCCCTGCCAGCTCCAACGTGAGCCTATATGTCGGGATTTGGTTCCACGGCATCCCCGAGCGCAGCCGCACCATCGTGTGGGTCGCCAACCGCGATAGCCCAGCCACCACCGCTTCTTCCCCGACGCTCACCATCAGCAGCAACAGTTCCGACCTCGTCATGTCGGATTCCGAAAGCCGCACTCTCTGGACGACGCAGAACAACATCTCTGCCAAAGGTGCCGGCGCTTCCGCGGTGTTGCTCGACAACGGGAACTTGGTCCTCCGGCTGCCGAACGGCACGGACATATGGCAGAGCTTCGACCACCCGACCGACACCATCCTCCCAGGCATGAGGTTCTTGCTGATCCACAGGGCCCGCATCGCCGGGCGCCTTGTTGCTTGGCGAGGCCCCGATGACCCCTCCACTGGAGACTTCTCATTCGGCCTTGACCCCGTCTCGAACCTCCAACTCGTCGTTTGGCACGGGACCAGGCCGTACTGCCGCATCAGCGTCTGGAACGGCGTATCCGTGTCCGGCGGCATGTACGCGAGCAGCTCCAGCTCCATCGTCTACCAGACCATCGTCAACACCGAGGACGAGTTCTACCTCACGTACACGGTCTCCGATGACTCGCCGTACTCGCGGATCACGCTGGGCCACACGGGCACCATGAAGCTCCTGAGCTGGGACAGCAACTCTTCGTCGTGGACGGTCGTCTCTGAGCGCCCCACCGGCAGCTACGGCCTCTACGATTCGTGCGGCCTGAACGGCTACTGCGACTTCACCGGGGCCACTCCGGCATGCCAGTGCCTCGATGGGTTCGAGCCCGACGGTCTCAACTCTTCGAAAGGGTGCCGGAGAATGGAAGCGCTGCAGTGCAGCAAGGAAAGTCACTTCGTGGCCTTGCCCGGGATGAGGGTTCCCGACAAGTTCGTGCTCCTCCGGAACAGAAGCTTCGGGCAGTGCGCGGCCGAGTGCAGCAGCAACTGCTCGTGCACGGCTTACGCTTACGCCAACCTGAGCAGCGCAGGCGCCATGGGCGACCAGTCAAGGTGCTTGGTTTGGACAGGCGAGCTCATCGACACATGGAAAAGCAACAACTATGGCGAGAAGCTCTACCTCCGGCTTGCCGACCCTACTG TTCAAAAGAAGACCAATCTAGTAAAGATTGTACTCCCGGTCATGGCATGCTTGCTGCTACCCACATGCATAGCCCTTGTCTGGATATGCAAATTCAGAG AGAAATGGAGAAACAAGGAAATTCAGAAGAAATTGGTGCTAGGATACTTGAGCGCCTCCAATGAAATCGGAGGCAAACATGTAGAATTTCCATTTGTTAGCTTCAGCGACATTGTTGCTGCAACTGACAATTTCTCTGACTCCAATATGCTAGGAAGAGGAGGTTTTGGCAAGGTTTACAAG GGAATGTTGGAAGGTGGCAAGGAAGTTGCTGTCAAAAGGCTTAGTCAAGGTTCTGGACAAGGTATTGATGAATTCAGAAATGAAGTGGTTGTACTTGTCAAATTACAGCACAGGAACCTAGTTAGACTGCTTGGTTGCTGCATTCATGAAGATGAAAAGTTACTGATCTACGAATACTTGCCTAACAAAAGCTTGGATGCCTTCCTTTTTG ACGCTTCAAGAAAACATGTGCTTGATTGGTCGACACGGTTCAAAATAATTAAAGGTGTAGCAAGAGGGCTTCTATATCTCCACCAAGATTCAAGATTAACAATAATTCATAGAGATCTTAAACCAAGCAACATCTTGTTGGACACAGAAATGAGCCCCAAAATATCAGATTTCGGTATGGCGCGAATATTTGGTGGAAACCAGCAACTAGCAAACACTACCCGGGTTGCCGGGACATA TGGTTACATGTCTCCTGAATATGTGACGAGCGGTACCTTTTCTGTCAAATCGGATACCTATAGCTTTGGTGTTCTTCTCTTGGAGATTATAAGTGGCTTCAAGATAATCTCATGTCAATTCATATCGGACTTCCCAAACCTTATAGCTTAT GCATGGAGATTATGGGAAGATGGAAATGCAACAGAATTGGTGGACTCATCAGTTGCTGAGAACTGTTCACTCCATGAAGTTTTGCGGTGTATTCATGTAGGACTTTTGTGTGTTCAAGACAATCCGAATGCACGGCCACTCACGTCATCAGTAGTGTTTATGTTAGAGAATGAATCCACATTGCTTCCACCACCAAAGGAGCCTGTATATTTTGCACCAAGGAATAATgaaattgaagaaacaaggaGAAACATGGAAAGTTCTATGAATACCTCGGGCATCACAACACTAGAGGGGCGCTAG
- the LOC133925061 gene encoding G-type lectin S-receptor-like serine/threonine-protein kinase B120 isoform X1: MHHTCLYLGAIFFARGSTQMSAGGLMDVAYFPVFILLLLICFCKSDDQLTDARSLAPGDMLISKDGVFALGFFSPASSNVSLYVGIWFHGIPERSRTIVWVANRDSPATTASSPTLTISSNSSDLVMSDSESRTLWTTQNNISAKGAGASAVLLDNGNLVLRLPNGTDIWQSFDHPTDTILPGMRFLLIHRARIAGRLVAWRGPDDPSTGDFSFGLDPVSNLQLVVWHGTRPYCRISVWNGVSVSGGMYASSSSSIVYQTIVNTEDEFYLTYTVSDDSPYSRITLGHTGTMKLLSWDSNSSSWTVVSERPTGSYGLYDSCGLNGYCDFTGATPACQCLDGFEPDGLNSSKGCRRMEALQCSKESHFVALPGMRVPDKFVLLRNRSFGQCAAECSSNCSCTAYAYANLSSAGAMGDQSRCLVWTGELIDTWKSNNYGEKLYLRLADPTVQKKTNLVKIVLPVMACLLLPTCIALVWICKFREKWRNKEIQKKLVLGYLSASNEIGGKHVEFPFVSFSDIVAATDNFSDSNMLGRGGFGKVYKKDAIIQGMLEGGKEVAVKRLSQGSGQGIDEFRNEVVVLVKLQHRNLVRLLGCCIHEDEKLLIYEYLPNKSLDAFLFDASRKHVLDWSTRFKIIKGVARGLLYLHQDSRLTIIHRDLKPSNILLDTEMSPKISDFGMARIFGGNQQLANTTRVAGTYGYMSPEYVTSGTFSVKSDTYSFGVLLLEIISGFKIISCQFISDFPNLIAYAWRLWEDGNATELVDSSVAENCSLHEVLRCIHVGLLCVQDNPNARPLTSSVVFMLENESTLLPPPKEPVYFAPRNNEIEETRRNMESSMNTSGITTLEGR; this comes from the exons ATGCACCACACTTGTCTATATCTTGGTGCGATTTTCTTCGCTCGTGGCTCGACACAAATGAGCGCAGGAGGCCTGATGGATGTGGCCTACTTCCCCGTGTTCATCCTCCTGCTCCTGATTTGTTTCTGCAAATCCGACGACCAGCTGACAGACGCAAGGTCACTCGCCCCCGGCGACATGCTCATCTCCAAGGATGGCGTCTTTGCTCTTGGCTTCTTCTCCCCTGCCAGCTCCAACGTGAGCCTATATGTCGGGATTTGGTTCCACGGCATCCCCGAGCGCAGCCGCACCATCGTGTGGGTCGCCAACCGCGATAGCCCAGCCACCACCGCTTCTTCCCCGACGCTCACCATCAGCAGCAACAGTTCCGACCTCGTCATGTCGGATTCCGAAAGCCGCACTCTCTGGACGACGCAGAACAACATCTCTGCCAAAGGTGCCGGCGCTTCCGCGGTGTTGCTCGACAACGGGAACTTGGTCCTCCGGCTGCCGAACGGCACGGACATATGGCAGAGCTTCGACCACCCGACCGACACCATCCTCCCAGGCATGAGGTTCTTGCTGATCCACAGGGCCCGCATCGCCGGGCGCCTTGTTGCTTGGCGAGGCCCCGATGACCCCTCCACTGGAGACTTCTCATTCGGCCTTGACCCCGTCTCGAACCTCCAACTCGTCGTTTGGCACGGGACCAGGCCGTACTGCCGCATCAGCGTCTGGAACGGCGTATCCGTGTCCGGCGGCATGTACGCGAGCAGCTCCAGCTCCATCGTCTACCAGACCATCGTCAACACCGAGGACGAGTTCTACCTCACGTACACGGTCTCCGATGACTCGCCGTACTCGCGGATCACGCTGGGCCACACGGGCACCATGAAGCTCCTGAGCTGGGACAGCAACTCTTCGTCGTGGACGGTCGTCTCTGAGCGCCCCACCGGCAGCTACGGCCTCTACGATTCGTGCGGCCTGAACGGCTACTGCGACTTCACCGGGGCCACTCCGGCATGCCAGTGCCTCGATGGGTTCGAGCCCGACGGTCTCAACTCTTCGAAAGGGTGCCGGAGAATGGAAGCGCTGCAGTGCAGCAAGGAAAGTCACTTCGTGGCCTTGCCCGGGATGAGGGTTCCCGACAAGTTCGTGCTCCTCCGGAACAGAAGCTTCGGGCAGTGCGCGGCCGAGTGCAGCAGCAACTGCTCGTGCACGGCTTACGCTTACGCCAACCTGAGCAGCGCAGGCGCCATGGGCGACCAGTCAAGGTGCTTGGTTTGGACAGGCGAGCTCATCGACACATGGAAAAGCAACAACTATGGCGAGAAGCTCTACCTCCGGCTTGCCGACCCTACTG TTCAAAAGAAGACCAATCTAGTAAAGATTGTACTCCCGGTCATGGCATGCTTGCTGCTACCCACATGCATAGCCCTTGTCTGGATATGCAAATTCAGAG AGAAATGGAGAAACAAGGAAATTCAGAAGAAATTGGTGCTAGGATACTTGAGCGCCTCCAATGAAATCGGAGGCAAACATGTAGAATTTCCATTTGTTAGCTTCAGCGACATTGTTGCTGCAACTGACAATTTCTCTGACTCCAATATGCTAGGAAGAGGAGGTTTTGGCAAGGTTTACAAG AAGGATGCAATCATACAGGGAATGTTGGAAGGTGGCAAGGAAGTTGCTGTCAAAAGGCTTAGTCAAGGTTCTGGACAAGGTATTGATGAATTCAGAAATGAAGTGGTTGTACTTGTCAAATTACAGCACAGGAACCTAGTTAGACTGCTTGGTTGCTGCATTCATGAAGATGAAAAGTTACTGATCTACGAATACTTGCCTAACAAAAGCTTGGATGCCTTCCTTTTTG ACGCTTCAAGAAAACATGTGCTTGATTGGTCGACACGGTTCAAAATAATTAAAGGTGTAGCAAGAGGGCTTCTATATCTCCACCAAGATTCAAGATTAACAATAATTCATAGAGATCTTAAACCAAGCAACATCTTGTTGGACACAGAAATGAGCCCCAAAATATCAGATTTCGGTATGGCGCGAATATTTGGTGGAAACCAGCAACTAGCAAACACTACCCGGGTTGCCGGGACATA TGGTTACATGTCTCCTGAATATGTGACGAGCGGTACCTTTTCTGTCAAATCGGATACCTATAGCTTTGGTGTTCTTCTCTTGGAGATTATAAGTGGCTTCAAGATAATCTCATGTCAATTCATATCGGACTTCCCAAACCTTATAGCTTAT GCATGGAGATTATGGGAAGATGGAAATGCAACAGAATTGGTGGACTCATCAGTTGCTGAGAACTGTTCACTCCATGAAGTTTTGCGGTGTATTCATGTAGGACTTTTGTGTGTTCAAGACAATCCGAATGCACGGCCACTCACGTCATCAGTAGTGTTTATGTTAGAGAATGAATCCACATTGCTTCCACCACCAAAGGAGCCTGTATATTTTGCACCAAGGAATAATgaaattgaagaaacaaggaGAAACATGGAAAGTTCTATGAATACCTCGGGCATCACAACACTAGAGGGGCGCTAG
- the LOC133925061 gene encoding G-type lectin S-receptor-like serine/threonine-protein kinase B120 isoform X4, with protein MHHTCLYLGAIFFARGSTQMSAGGLMDVAYFPVFILLLLICFCKSDDQLTDARSLAPGDMLISKDGVFALGFFSPASSNVSLYVGIWFHGIPERSRTIVWVANRDSPATTASSPTLTISSNSSDLVMSDSESRTLWTTQNNISAKGAGASAVLLDNGNLVLRLPNGTDIWQSFDHPTDTILPGMRFLLIHRARIAGRLVAWRGPDDPSTGDFSFGLDPVSNLQLVVWHGTRPYCRISVWNGVSVSGGMYASSSSSIVYQTIVNTEDEFYLTYTVSDDSPYSRITLGHTGTMKLLSWDSNSSSWTVVSERPTGSYGLYDSCGLNGYCDFTGATPACQCLDGFEPDGLNSSKGCRRMEALQCSKESHFVALPGMRVPDKFVLLRNRSFGQCAAECSSNCSCTAYAYANLSSAGAMGDQSRCLVWTGELIDTWKSNNYGEKLYLRLADPTVQKKTNLVKIVLPVMACLLLPTCIALVWICKFREKWRNKEIQKKLVLGYLSASNEIGGKHVEFPFVSFSDIVAATDNFSDSNMLGRGGFGKVYKKDAIIQGMLEGGKEVAVKRLSQGSGQGIDEFRNEVVVLVKLQHRNLVRLLGCCIHEDEKLLIYEYLPNKSLDAFLFDASRKHVLDWSTRFKIIKGVARGLLYLHQDSRLTIIHRDLKPSNILLDTEMSPKISDFGMARIFGGNQQLANTTRVAGT; from the exons ATGCACCACACTTGTCTATATCTTGGTGCGATTTTCTTCGCTCGTGGCTCGACACAAATGAGCGCAGGAGGCCTGATGGATGTGGCCTACTTCCCCGTGTTCATCCTCCTGCTCCTGATTTGTTTCTGCAAATCCGACGACCAGCTGACAGACGCAAGGTCACTCGCCCCCGGCGACATGCTCATCTCCAAGGATGGCGTCTTTGCTCTTGGCTTCTTCTCCCCTGCCAGCTCCAACGTGAGCCTATATGTCGGGATTTGGTTCCACGGCATCCCCGAGCGCAGCCGCACCATCGTGTGGGTCGCCAACCGCGATAGCCCAGCCACCACCGCTTCTTCCCCGACGCTCACCATCAGCAGCAACAGTTCCGACCTCGTCATGTCGGATTCCGAAAGCCGCACTCTCTGGACGACGCAGAACAACATCTCTGCCAAAGGTGCCGGCGCTTCCGCGGTGTTGCTCGACAACGGGAACTTGGTCCTCCGGCTGCCGAACGGCACGGACATATGGCAGAGCTTCGACCACCCGACCGACACCATCCTCCCAGGCATGAGGTTCTTGCTGATCCACAGGGCCCGCATCGCCGGGCGCCTTGTTGCTTGGCGAGGCCCCGATGACCCCTCCACTGGAGACTTCTCATTCGGCCTTGACCCCGTCTCGAACCTCCAACTCGTCGTTTGGCACGGGACCAGGCCGTACTGCCGCATCAGCGTCTGGAACGGCGTATCCGTGTCCGGCGGCATGTACGCGAGCAGCTCCAGCTCCATCGTCTACCAGACCATCGTCAACACCGAGGACGAGTTCTACCTCACGTACACGGTCTCCGATGACTCGCCGTACTCGCGGATCACGCTGGGCCACACGGGCACCATGAAGCTCCTGAGCTGGGACAGCAACTCTTCGTCGTGGACGGTCGTCTCTGAGCGCCCCACCGGCAGCTACGGCCTCTACGATTCGTGCGGCCTGAACGGCTACTGCGACTTCACCGGGGCCACTCCGGCATGCCAGTGCCTCGATGGGTTCGAGCCCGACGGTCTCAACTCTTCGAAAGGGTGCCGGAGAATGGAAGCGCTGCAGTGCAGCAAGGAAAGTCACTTCGTGGCCTTGCCCGGGATGAGGGTTCCCGACAAGTTCGTGCTCCTCCGGAACAGAAGCTTCGGGCAGTGCGCGGCCGAGTGCAGCAGCAACTGCTCGTGCACGGCTTACGCTTACGCCAACCTGAGCAGCGCAGGCGCCATGGGCGACCAGTCAAGGTGCTTGGTTTGGACAGGCGAGCTCATCGACACATGGAAAAGCAACAACTATGGCGAGAAGCTCTACCTCCGGCTTGCCGACCCTACTG TTCAAAAGAAGACCAATCTAGTAAAGATTGTACTCCCGGTCATGGCATGCTTGCTGCTACCCACATGCATAGCCCTTGTCTGGATATGCAAATTCAGAG AGAAATGGAGAAACAAGGAAATTCAGAAGAAATTGGTGCTAGGATACTTGAGCGCCTCCAATGAAATCGGAGGCAAACATGTAGAATTTCCATTTGTTAGCTTCAGCGACATTGTTGCTGCAACTGACAATTTCTCTGACTCCAATATGCTAGGAAGAGGAGGTTTTGGCAAGGTTTACAAG AAGGATGCAATCATACAGGGAATGTTGGAAGGTGGCAAGGAAGTTGCTGTCAAAAGGCTTAGTCAAGGTTCTGGACAAGGTATTGATGAATTCAGAAATGAAGTGGTTGTACTTGTCAAATTACAGCACAGGAACCTAGTTAGACTGCTTGGTTGCTGCATTCATGAAGATGAAAAGTTACTGATCTACGAATACTTGCCTAACAAAAGCTTGGATGCCTTCCTTTTTG ACGCTTCAAGAAAACATGTGCTTGATTGGTCGACACGGTTCAAAATAATTAAAGGTGTAGCAAGAGGGCTTCTATATCTCCACCAAGATTCAAGATTAACAATAATTCATAGAGATCTTAAACCAAGCAACATCTTGTTGGACACAGAAATGAGCCCCAAAATATCAGATTTCGGTATGGCGCGAATATTTGGTGGAAACCAGCAACTAGCAAACACTACCCGGGTTGCCGGGACATAG